In Juglans regia cultivar Chandler chromosome 13, Walnut 2.0, whole genome shotgun sequence, the DNA window CTGGGGTCTCTCTGACTTTGGAATAACAATTTTGAAAAGCATGATTTGGTGGTTCGTTAGTTACCATGATTggtaagtttttttaaattaatccaagtTTTCAGGTCATCATATCCATCCTCtatttctctgtctctctctacaGTGCTTTTTCAGGAGACCAGAAAGAGCCTCGGGCTACAGTTCAAAATTCCTGTGCTGGGGTTGTACCGGCCTCTCATCCTCATGAACAACCCAACAAATGAAACAAGATGGGTCTTAAAAAGGAGGCCACTCGTCTACCACTTGTATGACTCATCCAACGTAATCCCAACATTTCAAGGTCCCAAAAATGATGCAGCTAAATAAATCATCACAGCACCCCCTACAACAGTACCTTAAAAACTGGCAGAGACAAAAAAGAGAATTATAACACCCAACAGTAAAAGCAAGCATGCATGCTGTAGAGCAATTAAATGGAGAGAATAAAGCTGGCTGCTTCTGGCTAGTTTTTGGAACTTACTTCTTGTTCCTTCTATAAAATCTTTGTACACAATTCAAGCTTCAAAATACAATGCTTAAAACTTAACCAAGCACCCAGGATATTAGCCTTTCTTTCTAAGAAAGATACAAAAATgcccgaattttttttttttttttttttgtcaaagttTCTTCTACATCTccctaatctttttttttttttttcctacttttttctttcttctgggTTACATCACACCCCAGTCAATCCAACAACTTTACCATAGCATACCATTATGGTATGGTTGGTATATGACCCAAAATAAGACCAAAAGCAAAGAGCATAAGCACTTTTTCCCCCCaacttttttcttctacttttcacTTGTCTCTCTTTATAGAGCGATCTCAGTCTGCAAAGTAGTGGCATTGAACCCCAcctgttgttgctgctgctgttgtGGTAACTCCACCTCCCACCTTGCCTTGGCTATGGCTCCATCATGCACTGGCACGTACTCCtaatcacaacaaaatagtATCATCATTTACAACCAAACAACCCATATAAGAACCATACACCTAGATAGTATACTGAGAAAGATTCCTTCTCCAGAAGCCAGATTGTCTTTTCCATACATTTAAAATCAGCAGACCCTAAAAACAAGAAGTTGATGACAAAGTTAAAAAGATGAAGCGACCCACCTCAAGCTTCTGAACAAGCTCTCTGGCATTAGGAGCAGACACAATGATGTGGCGCTGGGATGGCTTGATGAAGCCATCATCCACGGCTTTGTCAATGAAAGTAAGAAAGGAATTGTAGTAGCCATCGACATTCAACAGGCCCACCTATGTAGTtttagagatttaaaaattagGTTTAGGAAGAAAAACACCCGTAAGGGTTTTTGTCGAGAGTCTGCCAGGTACACTCACAGGCTTGTCATGGATTCCCAGTTGGGCCCAGGTGATGACCTCCAAAAGCTCTTCCAAAGTTCCATACCCACCTGAAACCCAAGGTGATGGCAGAATTCCATTGATAATTTGGGGAACAAAAAGGGTAAAGCGAAGGATtgattatatttgtatttcatagagaaagagaaagagatgggAACCTGGTAGGGCAATAAAACAATCAGAATGGCGGGCCATTTCTGCCTTTCTTTGGTGCATGTCGGCTACTGGCCTCACCTCTCCAACCGTCTCACCCGTTATCTGTGGCTCCACCATAGACAAGCATTCTCAGAGACACCATGACGCAAAATGGTCTAACTTTGAAACAGTATTAAAAGCATACAAGAATTTACAGAGTCGCCACGACCCTTAAAAAGTGCGAAACTTTAAACCAGTactatgaaaaagaaaaaccctttTAACCCATTCGAAACTCAAAAGTTAGAAACTGGAATGAGATTCTAGGTACCTCTTTGCACATCAGAGTCCTCGGGATGATCCTGTGAACCAATATCCAGAAATAGAAACTTATGTAAGCCATGTGGGGAAAGAGCAACAACAATTTCAAACATAAAACCCAAGATAGTGGTAATCTAGTTCAGTGACTGTACCCAAGAACTTTACCCCCACCACGATGCACAGCTTGCGAAACCAGACCCATTAGCCCAATACTCCCACCTCCATACACAAGGTCGAGCCTCCTTGACACCTTAACATGCATATGCCCAAAACGCCTCAGAACgagatgaaaaagaaagaaagaaagaaagatgaaattaCAAACAGAAGTTGGTGTAATTCAGTTTTATGAATCAGTAAGAAATTAGATACCAGCTCTTGGGCCAACTCAATGGCAGCATCCCTGTAGCAATTTCTCTTCCCCGTACTGCTACCACAGAAAACACAAACCCTCTTGAATCTTGAACTCACAACCCTTCCTTCCATTTCCATACTAAGGATTCTCACTCGTTTGGTTTGCAAGCACTACAACGAGAATAAATAATGAAGATGGATGAAGCTTCACTACAACACGCAGTAGCAAGTGAAATGGAACAGTCTCTATATATAGACCcgacaaaaatattattaaaaaggaagagactttacataaataaaaaattaaagaagagaaaggaaaaaaaatgagaaaaggcACACTGAGTGGATAGGGATGCAGTAAGACAAAAAAGGCCAAAGCAATTGAGGCAGTCGCAGATAGATAGAAAGTTGTGTATACCATTGTCCCCAAGGTATACACGTGTCTTCATAGAATGGCAGAACATGGTGGTTTCGTGCTCATTCTCGTAAGACAAGCATTCTTGATGAACCAAAAGAATTTACAATAATTCCCATCCTCGCACACCACCCAGACCTCATAGTGTTTTTCTCTCTGTCTCGTTCCTAACGCACGCAATCATAATTTGATGGCTAAGACACGTGCAGAGCCTCACGGCATCAAAATCAATATCAACAACACTCTAATACAAAAACCATCCAATTACAAAGGAGTAACAATAAAACGAAGTTATTATTCAGTGCAACTTGTCTTTTTGCTTTCATCCATCGATTCAAGCCATTTGCCATTCCCAGGAAAAACCCAAATGCCTCATCTATACTCATACTGGAGTAGCTTTTTGTCCACACACTAAGCAATGCCTCCTCGAAAGAAATCTTTTTttgtcaatatatatttatatatatgaacccAAATTTTTAACAGCTGTATATCTGAGGAGAACTTCCATATCAGGCATGTCGAGTTCATTAGAGAAAGTTTAAAGGCTCACGCACACAATTGTTTTTGACACCACAAAAGTTTTAAGCTAAATTTTTGcgtgtttatatataatagtcttTTGCACACGCTAGCATTGCCaacttctttattatttttttactgagAGTGGCATTATTAACCTGCAGTGGCATTAAATGTTCTGTGTGAGAGTTGCATCATTATAATACTGACAAGCATAATTACCAGCTTCATGTTGATCTTACAACTGATCGTTTGTACATACAAAGCAATCATCAGTGAACATCTTGATTatttgcttttttgttttaagttttacaTCATCTTTTACTATCcctattgtttttattatatttacttacCTATGGAAAGGATGCCTATGGAAAGGATGCTCCACCTGTGATATATGCAAGTAATAAAAAGGTACATTAAAAATAGGTATAGGATTGAAGCGCCGCCCATCTAAATTACCATctctatctttctttctttcttttttttagccAACTGAAAGGGACGTGCAAGCAAAAATAAATTCTGGGTTCTGGCTAAAGGAACTGGGAATTGAAGTTTCAAGCTGGGATTAGCAGCTCCAAGTCCACAGGTAAAACAAGTAGAAGAAGCCACACACGAAAGCTCACGTCCAAGAAGCAAGAATTGGTTATTGGGTGGACGGGGCTAGAATGGGACCCACTTGTGGGTGTCTGATAGTCTCAATGGGGTCACTGTCGGTCTGTGCTTGGGCTCCACACAGCTCGCTTCATCTAGCACGTTCTCATTTAATGCATCCCTGAACAGTTCTTTCATCTCCTCTGGTTTTCTTGTCCACGTGTAACATCTAGGCCTAAGTAGCAGTGAGAGAAGTGATAACTAAAGATTCAGGTAGGCCCCAGTAAATAAATGTTCGATGAGGTCTCTGTGTTGGAGAAGGTCTCGTTAGCTCCTAAAAGATTGCGTAGTTTCTTTATGTTCTTGGAcatcattccttttttttttctttttttcttatacaGTTGATCCCGTAC includes these proteins:
- the LOC109012143 gene encoding cytokinin riboside 5'-monophosphate phosphoribohydrolase LOG5-like yields the protein MEMEGRVVSSRFKRVCVFCGSSTGKRNCYRDAAIELAQELVSRRLDLVYGGGSIGLMGLVSQAVHRGGGKVLGIIPRTLMCKEITGETVGEVRPVADMHQRKAEMARHSDCFIALPGGYGTLEELLEVITWAQLGIHDKPVGLLNVDGYYNSFLTFIDKAVDDGFIKPSQRHIIVSAPNARELVQKLEEYVPVHDGAIAKARWEVELPQQQQQQQVGFNATTLQTEIAL